A window of the Lolium perenne isolate Kyuss_39 chromosome 7, Kyuss_2.0, whole genome shotgun sequence genome harbors these coding sequences:
- the LOC127316406 gene encoding cation/H(+) antiporter 15 yields the protein MARDFMSYYSCSNPVDSLGWTPIPGIALDTLFLVVIQLLAVIVLSSLFHSFLRRYNQPTAISQILAGMVVGGLGIRNAIVHVDVDNVEDMYNGYISAARILYMFLVGLEMDIAALRSTTHRCVAFTYATVAASLFLAAIVSSGMYGSMMHSPVRTPEMLAATLMVALTNTSSIAVARIASDLKLTVTENGRLLVAAAIGTNIICVVGDGVLSSTRMAKEKSQDLSLGFVALAAAGLAVWAVRPAVTRVNQRNVGQHHVKTWDLAFMIAAIWIVGNFPQKLGFDGLPTSFALGLAFPREGPAARSVSDALVPTVNGLLLPFYFATIGMRMDFNSMSGAIIVPGVLMMLLGLVGKAIGAAVASAYLNIPLCDALRFGVLLNVKGHVDTMNMKFAKSEGVWAEQALYAMIIGNLASTLVAGPAAAVVLRKEKEAYARRHQALESLGEERELRMLTCSHSAHSTPALLSLVELLVTEPETQPAVQVLHLFDGGQKRAAAAAAAASSTTPYHQQIIDEYDAGRDAITDMNTVVDLYWRATGVAFRQIDIVGRSASRDVDAVCRCAADAHAALLLLPCFKEQRYDGKMACRLEERRELNHGVLARAPCTVGLLVDRPYRSIGASFQVPCSVDTSTRTLLHPCSDRAVTHVIAAVFLGGPDDREAVSVASRLAENPNIGLTVFRFVKRSTYDTVTSSTSRAAAIAAGDDLEQPLNEGDADERFMWRFYELYASREMAMYVEKVVESPADVVETLDAMAGMFSLVIVGRGGRQPVELLAGLDRWAEAGREMGAVAEILASNASMEMGSVLVMQQHTVVVPVRR from the exons ATGGCCAGAGATTTCATGTCCTACTACTCGTGCTCGAACCCCGTGGACTCTCTTGGGTGGACGCCCATCCCCGGCATCGCCCTGGACACGCTGTTCCTCGTCGTCATCCAGTTGCTCGCCGTCATCGTCCTCTCCAGCCTCTTCCACTCCTTTCTCCGCCGCTACAACCAGCCCACCGCCATCTCCCAGATCCTC GCCGGCATGGTGGTGGGCGGGCTGGGGATCCGCAACGCCATCGTGCACGTGGACGTGGACAACGTGGAGGACATGTACAACGGCTACATCTCCGCCGCGCGCATCCTCTACATGTTCCTCGTCGGCCTCGAGATGGACATCGCCGCGCTGCGGAGCACCACCCACCGCTGCGTCGCATTCACCTACGCCACCGTCGCCGCCAGCCTCTTCCTCGCCGCCATCGTCTCCAGCGGCATGTACGGCAGCATGATGCACTCCCCGGTCAGGACGCCCGAGATGCTGGCCGCCACGCTCATGGTCGCGCTCACCAACACCTCCTCCATCGCCGTCGCGCGGATCGCCAGCGACCTCAAGCTCACCGTCACCGAGAACGGCCGActcctcgtcgccgccgccatcggCACCAACATCATCTGCGTCGTCGGCGACGGCGTGCTCTCCTCCACCAGGATGGCCAAGGAGAAGAGCCAGGACCTCTCCCTCGGCTTCGTGGCGCTCGCGGCGGCGGGGCTCGCCGTGTGGGCGGTGCGCCCGGCCGTGACGCGCGTCAACCAGCGCAACGTCGGCCAGCACCACGTCAAGACGTGGGACCTGGCCTTCATGATCGCGGCCATCTGGATTGTCGGAAACTTCCCGCAGAAGCTCGGTTTCGACGGGCTGCCCACCAGCTTCGCGCTGGGGCTCGCGTTCCCGAGGGAAGGCCCCGCGGCGCGCTCCGTCAGTGACGCGCTCGTGCCCACCGTCAACGGCCTGCTGCTCCCCTTCTACTTCGCCACCATCGGGATGCGGATGGACTTCAACTCCATGTCAGGCGCCATCATCGTGCCCGGCGTGCTCATGATGCTGCTCGGCCTCGTCGGCAAGGCCATCGGCGCCGCCGTGGCCTCCGCGTACCTCAACATCCCGCTCTGCGACGCGCTACGCTTCGGCGTCCTGCTCAACGTCAAAGGCCACGTCGACACCATGAACATGAAGTTCGCCAAATCAGAAGGG GTGTGGGCGGAGCAAGCGCTGTATGCCATGATCATCGGCAACCTGGCCAGCACCCTCGTCGCCGGCCCGGCCGCCGCGGTTGTGCTGCGTAAGGAGAAGGAGGCGTACGCCAGGAGGCACCAGGCCCTGGAGTCGTTGGGCGAGGAGCGGGAGCTGCGCATGCTCACCTGCTCTCACAGCGCGCACTCAACGCCCGCCCTGCTCAGTCTGGTCGAGCTCCTCGTGACCGAGCCGGAGACGCAGCCCGCCGTCCAAGTCCTCCACCTGTTCGATGGTGGCCAGAAAcgcgcggcggcggccgccgccgcggcGTCGTCGACGACGCCTTACCACCAGCAGATCATCGATGAGTACGACGCCGGACGCGACGCCATCACGGACATGAACACGGTGGTCGACCTGTACTGGCGCGCCACGGGCGTCGCCTTCCGGCAGATCGACATCGTGGGCAGGAGCGCGTCCCGCGACGTGGACGCCGTGTGCCGCTGCGCCGCGGACGCGCACGCCGCGCTGCTGCTCCTCCCCTGCTTCAAGGAGCAGCGGTACGACGGCAAGATGGCGTGCCGTCTCGAGGAGCGCCGCGAGCTCAACCACGGCGTGCTCGCGCGCGCGCCGTGCACCGTGGGACTCCTCGTAGACCGGCCCTACCGGAGCATCGGCGCCAGCTTCCAGGTCCCCTGCAGCGTCGACACGAGCACCAGGACCCTGCTGCACCCGTGCAGCGACAGGGCGGTGACCCACGTGATCGCGGCGGTGTTCCTGGGCGGGCCCGACGACCGCGAGGCCGTGTCGGTGGCATCCCGGCTCGCCGAGAACCCAAACATCGGCCTCACCGTGTTCCGGTTCGTGAAGCGCAGCACGTACGACACCGTGACGTCCTCCACCTCCAGGGCGGCGGCGATTGCGGCGGGAGACGACCTGGAGCAGCCGTTAAACGAGGGGGACGCGGACGAGCGGTTCATGTGGAGGTTCTACGAGCTGTACGCGTCGAGGGAGATGGCCATGTACGTGGAGAAGGTGGTGGAGAGCCCGGCCGACGTGGTGGAGACGCTGGACGCCATGGCGGGGATGTTCTCGCTGGTCATCGTGGGGCGGGGCGGGCGGCAGCCGGTGGAGCTGCTGGCCGGACTGGACCGGTGGGCGGAGGCCGGGCGGGAGATGGGCGCCGTGGCGGAGATCCTGGCGTCCAACGCGTCCATGGAGATGGGCTCCGTGCTCGTCATGCAGCAGCACACGGTGGTGGTACCGGTGCGCCGATGA
- the LOC127316408 gene encoding nucleolar complex protein 2 homolog — MSDSDEYVDLPVSDEDDWEDGEEADEEDVKGSSKKKKAKQHVDQLKRLQEKDPEFFKYLEECDKDLLGFNEDDIDDDQESDEDSRSVPNEEPKENVKPITMEMVDSWCHGAEDGKIGSIRSILQAFRRACHYGEDTADNSSPKFSVMSGSVLDKVMHFVLKNMDSILRQLLHAPSSGGRKEKINELMVTTPWKRHGNLMRVYLANALHMITEMTDDQMIAFTIHRVRASAVFLAAFPSLLRKYVKALLYTWARGRGAMPLVSFLFLRDLCIQVGLDCLDACLKGIYKAYLVNCKLSKSIGGSKLQHIQFLGNCVKELYSVDPKSAYQHAFVFIRQLAAILRGALTERGPKTSKDKKQKERKKPTNKQLEKSYQKVYDWQYIFCLELWTSVVCGCSSHEDFRPLAYPLTQIIHGVACLVPSARYFPVRIRCVKMLNCIAQATGTFIPVSSLLLDMLEMKELRGRPDGGVGKAVNLINVKQVDKKIVKTRAFQEACIYSMVDELAKHLAQWSYSVAFFEMSFLPLVQLRNFCKTIKAERFRKEMKDLIHQVEANVEFISPKRAGITFSPNDTAVDSFLQVEKEEQSSPLSRYVATLHQRAQNRIDAMDETSVIVGAESFTFSRRLSEVQKQQDDSEETMAFSKNLLAEKKKIKTSMVKNKKRARDDDDLPTDEDVVEDLILSSDEDNDLESDEDGSAPVEDDSDEDFVDPDSAWKKQKKEKLKKRSKYQPSNKASSKTKGKPHPKKKAKH, encoded by the exons ATGTCGGACTCCGACGAATACG TGGACTTGCCCGTCTCGGACGAAGATGATTGGGAGGATGGAGAGGAAGCGGACGAGGAGGACGTGAAGGGAAGCTCCAAGAAGAAGAAGGCCAAGCAGCACGTGGACCAACTCAAGAGGCTGCAGGAGAAG GATCCTGAATTCTTTAAATATCTAGAAGAGTGTGATAAAGATCTCCTCGGCTTCAATGAAGATGACATCGAT GATGATCAAGAAAGTGATGAGGATTCTAGGTCTGTCCCTAATGAGGAACCAAAAGAAAATGTTAAACCTATTACGATGGAAATGGTTGATTCCTGGTGCCATGGTGCAGAAGATGGGAAGATAGGTTCTATCCGGTCTATTCTTCAAGCCTTCAGGAGAGCCTGCCATTATGGTGAGGACACTGCTGACAATTCATCACCAAAATTCAGTGTCATGTCCGGTAGTGTACTGGATAAAGTCATGCACTTCGTTTTAAAGAACATGGATAGCATTCTTCGCCAATTACTCCATGCCCCTAGCTCTGGAGGGAGGAAAGAGAAAATCAATGAGCTGATGGTGACCACTCCATGGAAGAGGCATGGTAACCTAATGAGGGTATATCTTGCCAATGCACTCCATATGATAACTGAGATGACTGATGACCAAATGATAGCGTTTACTATTCACCGTGTCAGAGCATCAGCTGTTTTTCTGGCAGCCTTCCCTTCTCTCCTGAGGAAGTATGTTAAG GCCCTGTTGTATACCTGGGCTAGAGGTCGTGGTGCTATGCCTCTTGTTTCGTTTTTGTTCCTTCGAGATTTGTGTATTCAAGTAGGTCTGGATTGCCTTGATGCGTGCCTCAAGGGTATCTACAAGGCTTATTTGGTAAACTGCAAATTGTCCAAGTCTATTGGGGGATCGAAACTGCAGCACATCCAATTTCTTGGGAATTGTGTCAAAGAATTGTATAGTGTGGATCCTAAAAGTGCTTATCAACATGCTTTTGTTTTCATTCGTCAATTGGCAGCTATCCTGAGAGGTGCCCTTACTGAAAGAGGACCAAAG ACATCAAAGGATAAAAaacagaaagaaagaaagaaaccaACAAACAAACAGCTGGAG AAATCATACCAAAAAGTGTATGATTGGCAATATATATTCTGCCTCGAGCTTTGGACAAGTGTTGTCTGTGGATGTAGTTCTCATGAAGATTTCCGTCCTTTGGCTTATCCATTAACCCAGATAATTCATGGAGTAGCATGTCTGGTGCCAAGTGCACGCTACTTCCCTGTACGCATTAGATGTGTAAAAATGCTTAATTGCATTGCTCAAGCCACCGGTACCTTTATTCCGGTGTCGTCCCTGCTGCTTGATATGTTAGAAATGAAAGAACTTAGAGGGCGTCCAGATGGTGGTGTTGGCAAAGCAGTGAATCTGATCAATGTTAAACAG GTTGATAAGAAAATAGTGAAGACGCGTGCCTTTCAGGAAGCTTGCATTTACTCCATGGTTGATGAGCTGGCTAAGCATTTGGCCCAGTGGAGCTACTCCGTTGCCTTTTTCGAAATGTCATTTTTACCACTAGTTCAACTTCGGAACTTTTGTAAAACCATCAAGGCTGAGAGATTTCGAAAAGAGATGAAGGATCTTATTCATCAG GTAGAGGCAAATGTGGAGTTCATAAGTCCAAAACGTGCAGGGATTACATTTTCTCCCAATGATACAGCTGTAGATTCATTTTTACAG GTTGAGAAGGAAGAACAGTCAAGTCCTCTTTCAAGATATGTTGCTACTCTACATCAGAGAGCCCAGAACAGAATCGATGCTATGGACGAGACAAG CGTTATTGTGGGGGCTGAGTCCTTTACCTTTTCACGGAGGTTATCAGAGGTGCAGAAGCAACAGGATGATAGTGAAGAAACTATGGCTTTCAGTAAGAATTTGTTGGCTGAAAAGAAGAAGATTAA AACCTCAATGGTGAAGAACAAGAAACGAGCCCGTGACGATGATGATTTGCCTACCGACGAGGATGTGGTTGAGGATTTGATCTTGAGTTCAGATGAGGACAATGATCTTGAATCAGACGAGGATGGATCCGCTCCTGTTGAAGATGACAGCGATGAAGACTTTGTAGATCCAGACAGCGCgtggaagaagcagaagaaggagaaactGAAGAAGCGGAGCAAGTACCAACCATCAAACAAGGCATCCTCCAAAACAAAAGGGAAACCCCATCCTAAGAAGAAAGCAAAGCATTAA